One stretch of Armigeres subalbatus isolate Guangzhou_Male chromosome 2, GZ_Asu_2, whole genome shotgun sequence DNA includes these proteins:
- the LOC134208954 gene encoding uncharacterized protein LOC134208954, with protein MSNRGRSNKGSNAGGSEKGAIGGVQVVVTSETIEPEPSFPGQSCRVCRTSDTEEMVRCDTCLKWYHFTCVGVTQAIENNPWDCVYCAQSLNVPGKLPSRRDGGISCGGTKKKQTVKVSGGSNKCSQPNDLLTPKSSNPCQTGLGLEPKKNEKKKSSKGKTDIPDHLSQDQQQVKQIAELTLKEYAIPAIISKKLQSKTSAEELLKETDGRPPKNNSGRSNSIVSGASNRSTQSLAKLRLQNLKKNGSLIKRRLNRNKHTWMRNTNYWKS; from the coding sequence ATGTCGAATCGAGGTCGGTCAAATAAAGGCAGCAATGCCGGTGGTAGTGAAAAAGGTGCAATCGGTGGTGTGCAAGTGGTGGTCACAAGTGAAACTATTGAACCAGAACCCTCCTTCCCAGGACAGTCGTGCAGAGTTTGCCGTACAAGCGACACCGAAGAGATGGTGAGGTGTGATACATGTCTCAAATGGTACCACTTTACCTGCGTTGGCGTCACTCAAGCTATCGAGAATAATCCTTGGGACTGTGTATACTGCGCGCAATCACTGAACGTTCCTGGTAAGCTACCAAGTCGGAGAGACGGCGGAATTTCCTGCGGTGGTAcaaagaagaagcagactgtCAAGGTTTCTGGTGGTAGCAACAAATGTTCGCAGCCGAATGATCTGCTCACACCCAAATCGTCGAATCCATGTCAGACAGGACTGGGGCTGGAACCTAAAAAGAACGAGAAGAAGAAGTCATCGAAAGGAAAAACGGATATACCGGATCATCTCTCCCAAGATCAGCAGCAGGTAAAACAGATCGCCGAGTTAACACTGAAAGAATACGCAATTCCTGCGATCATTAGTAAAAAACTGCAGTCTAAAACTAGCGCcgaggaattattgaaggagACGGACGGTCGCCCACCGAAAAACAACAGCGGAAGAAGTAATTCGATAGTTTCCGGTGCCTCTAACAGATCTACACAATCTCTCGCCAAACTGCGACTGCAAAACTTGAAGAAGAACGGATCCTTAATCAAAAGAAGATTGAACAGGAACAAGCATACTTGGATGAGAAATACAAACTACTGGAAGAGCTAG